In one window of Acidobacteriota bacterium DNA:
- the rpsT gene encoding 30S ribosomal protein S20, translated as MATHKSAEKKMKQDTRRRIRNRTHLSHLRTKIKKFRSLLEQKDISAAEKLFPETIALIDKSVFRGIIHRNTAARYKSNLTSHLRQLSKKVKESR; from the coding sequence ATGGCCACACATAAATCGGCAGAAAAAAAGATGAAACAGGACACCAGGCGCCGGATAAGAAACCGGACCCACCTCAGTCATCTGAGAACAAAGATCAAGAAGTTCCGGTCGCTTCTGGAACAAAAGGATATCTCTGCAGCTGAGAAGCTGTTTCCGGAAACGATCGCCCTGATCGATAAATCCGTTTTCAGAGGGATCATCCACCGAAACACGGCAGCTCGATACAAATCGAATTTGACGTCCCACCTTCGGCAATTATCAAAGAAAGTGAAAGAGAGCC